One genomic region from Anopheles bellator chromosome 2, idAnoBellAS_SP24_06.2, whole genome shotgun sequence encodes:
- the LOC131208011 gene encoding coiled-coil domain-containing protein 130 homolog has protein sequence MGERKGQNLYYPPDYDPRAGGLNKWQGTHALRERARKIHLGILIIRFEMPYNIWCDGCKNHIGMGVRYNAEKKKVGMYYSTPVYQFRMKCHLCDNHFEIKTDPQNLDYVIVSGARRQENRWDPTQNEQIVPETKETQRKLFDDAMYKLEHGAKDQKTADEAKPVLGRLFQRNDSVWRDDFEANSRLRAQFRTRKKELKLQEEKDNALLTKSSLAVALLPECDSDRRMAHLMRLHSSKTIHERDKERRSAILNRPALPSTSVNGRKVIGKSPDNIIKLERNSLGIVKRSTKGRKHVVSVANDAATTGSSNEQRAESQTVGDTSSPGSSLGSVAKTKETNQIDPMPSLLLCNYGSGSSDSD, from the exons ATGGGTGAGAGGAAAGGCCAGAACTTGTACTATCCGCCGGATTACGACCCGAGGGCGGGTGGTCTGAACAAATGGCAAGGTACGCACGCACTGCGGGAACGAGCCCGCAAAATCCACCTCGGTATCCTCATCATCCGGTTCGAGATGCCATACAATATTTGGTGCGATGGCTGCAAGAACCACATCGGCATGGGGGTCCGCTACAATGCGGAAAAGAAGAAGGTCGGAATGTACTACTCAACACCGGTCTACCAGTTCCGGATGAAGTGTCACCTCTGCGACAACCACTTCGAGATCAAAACGGATCCACAAAACTTGGACTACGTCATCGTGTCCGGGGCACGCAGGCAGGAAAACCGGTGGGATCCTACCCAGAATGAGCAGATTGTCCCGGAAACGAAGGAAACCCAGAGGAAGCTGTTCGACGATGCCATGTACAAGCTGGAGCATGGAGCCAAAGACCAAAAGACGGCTGACGAAGCGAAACCAGTTTTGGGGCGCCTATTTCAGCGAAACGACAGCGTTTGGAGGGACGACTTTGAAGCAAACAGTCGGCTGCGGGCACAGTTCAGG ACACGCAAAAAAGAGCTCAAGTTGCAGGAAGAAAAAGACAACGCACTGTTGACCAAATCGAGCCTTGCAGTCGCGCTACTGCCGGAATGTGATAGCGATCGCCGTATGGCTCACCTAATGCGCTTGCATTCATCAAAAACGATTCACGAGCGGGACAAAGAACGCCGTAGTGCTATTTTGAATCGCCCTGCGTTGCCGTCTACTTCCGTTAACGGTAGAAAAGTGATCGGAAAGTCCCCCGATAACATCATCAAGTTAGAGAGAAATAGTTTAGGTATTGTAAAACGTTCGACCAAAGGTCGAAAACATGTAGTTAGTGTTGCTAATGACGCTGCAACCACAGGATCGAGCAACGAGCAACGAGCAGAATCCCAAACGGTTGGTGACACGAGTTCCCCAGGCAGCTCACTTGGTAGtgtggcaaaaacaaaagaaactaATCAAATCGACCCCATGCCCAGTCTGTTACTGTGCAACTATGGATCAGGGTCTAGTGATAGcgactaa